The Clostridium beijerinckii genomic sequence CTGCTAGCATGGCGGTAAGAGCATCGATTACTGGGCATAAAGTATATAGCACTATTCACTGTAAATCAGCAAGGGAAGTTTATATAAGATTAGAAAATATGGGGATCAAACCATATCTATTGAGTGATGCGCTAGTTGGAATAATATCACAAAGATTAGTTAAGATTTTATGTGATGATTGTAAGAATATAGATGATGAAAATTCAGTGAATGGAAAGATATTATATAAAAAATGTGGCTGTAAAATGTGTAATTATTCAGGGTATGCAGGAAGACAAATAATCAGTTCGGTTCACTTCTTACAGGAAAATAGTGAAAAAAGGATGGTGGATTTATATAAGGATAGCAAATACCTATCAAATGAAAATATGAAGAAAGATTTGGAAGAGTTATTACTTCAAGGAAAGATATCTAATAGTGATTATATAGAATTTATAGAAGGGGAAAGATTGAATGAATAGTAATGATTCGGAAAGTTCAAGTTATAGAGGATTTAAAAATATAACATATTTTAGCTTAAAAAAAGGGATTAAGATTAAGCATAAAGTAAATGAAGAACAACTGGCATTAATATCAGGAAGTTTAGCACAGATTTATAAAGATGGAATAAGAATAACCGAAGCGTTAGATTTGGTGGCGGATACATTACAAAGTAAGATATATAAGGAAAGTTTATATGGCGTTTTAGAGTTAATAAAACAAGGCAGTAGTTTGTCACAAGGATTTTCGGAGTTTAAAGACTTATATCCAGAATTCTTCATAGGAATTATTTCAATTGGCGAGAATACAGGAAAACTATATGAGGTGTTAAAGGGATTAAGTATCTATTATGATAAATCTATATTTATTAAGAAAGAAATTAAAAATGCATGTATTTATCCGATGTTTGTATTTATTTCAATGATATTACTTAGTATATTTTTGGTAAATGAAGTGATTCCGAATTTCTTCGAAATTTATAAATCTATGAATATCAAATTACCAAAAGGTTGCCAAGTCATATATGATATGAGTATTGCTTTTAAGGACAATCATCTAGTTACTGGTGCTGCAATTTTTTCTTGGAGTGTAATATTAATAATTTTAGCAAAGTGTTTATCTAATCAAATTAGCATAAACAAGCTAACGAAAATAAGTATAGTAAGATCTTTCTTTGAGTATATAATGGTATTGCTTTTTTCAATAATAACAAGTACTGGAATAAATATTTCACAGGCTCTTAAATATTGTGAAAATAGTATGAGTTTTATGTATTTACGAAATAAAATTACTGAAATAAATTCAAATATTATAAGCGGGGAAACTCTAACTGAGTCTTTAGAGAAAAGTGGAGTTTTTTCAAAATATGCGTTAGCTATTGTAAGGATTAGAGAAGAAGGGGGGACAATAGAAGAAGGTTTTAAAGAATTAGCCAATACTCTAGAATATAGACTTAATGAGAAAATACAAAAATATTTAAAAATGATAAACCCGATTTTCATAATTATGATGGCAAGCTTCATAGCTTTATTTTTACTGATATTTGTCCTTCCATTGTTTAATAATCTTCAGGGTGGAATAAGAAAATGAGAAGAGAGGGATTCACTTTAATAGAAACTATGGTAAGTATTTTTATACTAACAATTTTACTTAGTGTAGGAATATCATTAAGTAAATTTGCTCGGAATGTATCAAAAAATATAGATAATTCGGAATATATTTATGAGATTCAAAATTTACTTTCATATGGCAAAGCGGTTTGTAGAGAAAAGAATAACTATGGAAAAATAACTGTAATGGCAAGTAAAAATGAAATTAAATTTATAGATGGATGGGATAGTATAGAGAAGACTGTATATATTTCGAAAGAAATAAAAATCATTAGTGGAGATATAAATATATTGGTAACGCCAGATGGAAAAATATCTAGGGGGAATACAATAAAGATAATAGATAATTGCGGTGTAAAGCAGGATATAACGATAGGCGTTGGAGTGGATTTGATTAGTATAAAGAAGGTGAAGCAATATGAAAAAGCAGGGCAGTATATTAATTGAAACATTAGCGTCTGCAATGATTGTAACTTTGACTGCTACATTTATTATAAGTACGAGCATAGAAAATTCTAATATACTAAGGGAAAGAATTTTAAAAGAAGAAGTCGATAGGGCAATAAGTAATTTGGAAAATGAATTAAAATACAATACATCAAGTGAAGAGATACATGAAATGTTAGAAAATAAAATTGGATTTAAATATAATGGTGATTTTAGTAGAGAATTAATATATAAAAATTTAGATGAATTAGAAGATGGAGAAGACATTAGGCTAAACAAAATAAGTGAGGATGGCATTGGCTTAAATTTAGAAATAGTAGCTAATATTAAGGTCGGAAAAAATGAAGTGAATGTGGAAAAAAAGTTTACTAAAAGTTGGTGGATGGATGAAGTATAAAATTGGATACGTTTTTAAAAAGAAGAGAGGATTTACTATTATTGAATCATTAGCGTATATTTTTTTAACAACAATGATTTTGGCATCTGGAATAAGTTTGTTTACATCCATGTATAGAGCGTATTTAGAATCAATTCAGTTAAGTATAAAGTATAATAACTATCAAAATTTTTTTATAGATTTAGATAATATCGTAAGTGAAGGTGGAATTAAGCAGATAACAGTCAATAATAACCAAATTAAATTTTTAAAGAATGATGAATTTAATAGCATGGATAAAATAATTAAATCTTATGATGGAAAAGTTTTTATAAAATATACAAGAAATGATGTTACACAAACAATAAATACTATGCTTGAAGATATAGACAATCTTGAAATTAAGGGAAAAGGAAAATTAATTTATTTTATACTACATGACAAAGATGGGAGGGAATTTATTAAGTGCATTTGAAGAAAAAAGGAACTGTATTAATAAGTACTATGATAGTATTATCCTTAATGAGCATTCTAGGGTGTTTTATGTTCAAAATGATGAAAAACAACAATGAACTAAGCTGTTTATACAATTTTGATAAAGATAGATATGATTTGAATTCAAATGAGGAGCAAGTGTTAAATAAGTTTATGATAGAGATTAATAGAGAGAAAGTAAATAGTGAGAAACTGAATGAAGATATGTTTTCAGAAAACTTTAATAAAAAAATAGATGATAATATAATCGAATACAATAAAGATAATAATAAACTTCTATTAACAACTTACAAAGAAGATGATGTAATAAGAAAAAGATCAATTGTTTACAGTTTTAAGGGGGAAAAAATAATTTTAATTCCGACATATAATTTTGATGACTATAACAAATAGCATCTATGATAATGTGAATAATTATAAAAGCATTTAGACTAAGAGTTTATAAAAGAGGTGTTTAATGAGAAAATCAATAATATTTATTAAAAAAAATTATTGCACATATGATGGAAAAAAATATGATTTTAATGAATTTAGAGAATTAAGTGGTTTATTAACTTCAAATATAAAGGTGGTAATACTTCAAGAAGAATTATTTGTGAGCCATTTTGAGAATTCTGTAAGAAGATGTAAATTATGCGGCTTTGTAGATTCAAAAATTAGAAATGATTTCCCTCAAAATGGAGATATACTATATGATTTTGAGAAAAAGGGAAATGTAATTTCAATATACTCTATAAAGGGGTCTAAGAGAGTTGAAAAAGTAGTGGAGAAGGCAATAAATATAGAAATTAAGCCAATTCAATTTATAATAAAAGATGCTTTGATGAAAATAGTTAGAGATAATAATAGAAATTTTAAAGCACTAATAAAATATGATACATGCTATTATTATGTATCATTTAGGGATAGATTATATCATGATGGATTTGTTTCTGAAAATAAACATATTGTTGAAGAGAAACTTTTAAAGAAAGGTGATCTCGAAGGAATATACGTTGATGACAATACGGTTGATATTATTTCAGACAATAATAAATCTAAGGCTAAAAAAGTGAATATAGGAGAATTTATAAATGAAAATATATACGAAAAACAAAGATTTCATTCCAGAAAGATTTTTTAACAAGGCTGAAATGAACACAATTAGAAAGGAGAATAAAGTAATAATATTATTTTTAATTATTAACTTAATTGCTTTTCCGTTTGTAGTTCAAAATATAAGTGAAACTAAAGAAAGTTCTAAATTAAATAGAAATAGTAACCTAGAAGAAGGTAAGATTAAGTTTGAAGATATTAGCATTTGGGTAAAAAATTTAATGAAAGACAATATTGAAGAGGCACACATAACTAATAATGGCGGGGATATAATAGTAAATAATTTAAGTGATATAGATGAGTTAAGTTCCAATGGTTTTATAGAAATACATGATATGAATTTAAATGATAATGAAAAATATAAACTAGGAGTAAGCTTATATGAATAGACTACTCAATCATATAATTTTAAGCATAATGATAATATTAGCCTTTACGCAAATACTATGTATAAATAATATAAAAAAAGCTAATAATATCAAAGTACACAATTATCAAAATAAATTTTACGATCATAAAACTTTAAAACAAATTAACAGAGATTTAGATTGCTTAAATGAAAAGAATATTCTTTCTGCTAATGAAAAAGACGGTAAATGGTATGTGAAAATAAAAATATCCGGTAGTAAAGATGATCTATTAAATGAGTTGCCTAAATTAAAAAATTATGATGTGAATAACTATATTATAGATAAAAATAAGGACGAAACCTCTATTATATTAGATATAAGCACTAAGGAAAGTGTTTAAAAGGCTATAAAATTATAAAATTTTACTGGAAAATAATCAGAAAGATTGCAATTATCATTGTCTTTTGATAAAATATGAGTGTTATGTCAACGATTAAGTATATTAGCTTAATATTTGGAAAAAGTTACGCGGTAATTAGGCATATTAAAAAAATAACAAGTCATTATGATAGTCTGTTTTGTATAATACTAAAGTAATATATTTACTGAATAATATATTACTTTGATGTAATGTTGTTTATTTAGTAACAAAAAGAATACAGAACATCTTAGAGGTGTTATTTATTATATGTCTTATTTTATAAATTTGGAGGGATCTTTAATGATAACAGCAGGAGATATAAGAAAAGGAACAACGTTTGAATTGGATGGACAAGTATTTACAGTAGTAGAATTTTTACATGTTAAGTCAGGTAAAGGAGCAGCATTCGTAAGAACTAAACTTAGAAATGTAATTTCAGGTGGAGTTACAGATACAACATTCAACCCAACTACAAAATTACAAGAAGCAGTAATTGAAAGAAAAGAAATGCAATATCTTTATTCAGATGGAGAATTATATTACTTCATGGATCAAGAAACATATGAGCAAATTCCTTTAAACTATGAAAAAGTTGAAGATGCAATAAGATTCTTAAAAGAAAATATGTTTGCAACAATAAAATTCTTTAAAGGTGATGCATTCTCAGTAGAAGCTCCAAACTTTGTTGAATTATTAATAACACAATCTGAACCAGGTGTTAAAGGAAACACTGCTACTAATGCAATGAAACCAGCTACACTTGAAACAGGTGCGATAGTTAATGTTCCTATGTTTGTTAATGAAGGTGATGTTATAAGAGTAGACACTAGAACTGGCGAATACATGGAAAGAGTTTAAGCTATATAGTTGCTAAGCGAGAAGCTTAGCAACTTTATTTTATATTTAATCTCAACATTTTTACAAATAAAGAGAAGGAAGTGAAAAGATATGGAAGAGCTTAGCAAAGAGATTGAAGCTTTAAAAAAGAATTTATCTAAAATAGAAAATAAGGATTATAAAGAATGTTTTGATAATGTATACTCTATTTTAGAAGTTATGAATCAAAGAATAGAAGAGTTGACTGTAAATCAAGAAACATTGGAAGAAAATATTAGATTTATGGATGATGATTTATCAAATATTCAAGATGAACTATTTGAAGAGATGTCTATAGATGAATTAAATGATATCGAAGATGAATATACGGAAATAAACTGTATTCATTGTAATAAACCAATTTTTATTGAACAATCTACCCTAAGCAATAACGAAGAAATTCCATGTCCTTATTGTAAAAAGAATATAAAAGGATAATTAATTATTAAATATATAAATAAAATGGCTATCTTAAAGTTAAATTTAAGATAGCCATTTTTTAATTTACATATTTTTATTATAATTCAGTAATATTTTGGGGAGATATTAAATATTAATTAATTAAGAGAACGATGGAGGAGGCAGTGGAGTTTTGATTGGTGAAGAAGAGATAGTAGGAATTTTTCCAACTAAAATAGGCAATTTACTTAAGGATAGGCTTAATAAAGAACAGGTATATGAGCTTAGAATTAAAATTGGGAAACCAATTTTAGTTTACTCAAAATATGGAGAAAGTATTATTAATTATATTTCTACAAAGGAAGATATGAAAAGTATTATGCAAAAAGTTTCCAATTATTCATTATATGCCTATGAAGAAGATATAAGGCAAGGATTTATAACAATTAAAGGTGGACATAGGATCGGCATAGCTGGTGAATGTGTAATGGAAAAGGGTGAAGTAAAGACTATACGAAATATTTCATCTGTAAATATAAGAATTTGCAGAGAAGTAATTGGATGTTCAAATAAGGTTATGAAATATATTACATCAGCATATAAAGTTTATAATACTATAATAATTTCTCCACCTAAATGTGGAAAGACAACAATTTTACGAGACATAGCTAGAAATATATCAAGTGGAATGCCATCTTTGGGGATTGCTGGTAAGAAGGTGGCGGTGATAGATGAACGAAGTGAAATAGGAGCCTGCTATTTTGGAATTCCTCAAAGCGATTTAGGAATCAGAACAGATGTATTAGATAACTGTTTAAAAAGAGAAGGGTTAATCATGGCAATTAGAAGTCTTTCTCCGGAAGTACTAATTTGCGATGAAATAGGCACTAAGGGAGATGTAGAAGCACTTATTATGGCGTTCAATTCTGGCGTAAATATAATAACAACAATCCATGGTTTTACAATAGAAGATCTATATAAGAGAAGGGTCCTTAGTGACTTATTAGATAATGAGATTTTGGAAAGAGTAATAATATTAAGTAATAGAAATGGTATTGGAACAGTTGAAAATGTGTATAGCATAAAAGGAGGTGAGAGTATGTGCTTAAATTAATTCTTATAGTATGCATATTTATTATAAGCACATATATAGGATTTGCATATGGAGAAACTTTCAAGAAAAGGCAGGAGCAGCTTAAAGAGATATTGAAA encodes the following:
- the spoIIIAA gene encoding stage III sporulation protein AA → MIGEEEIVGIFPTKIGNLLKDRLNKEQVYELRIKIGKPILVYSKYGESIINYISTKEDMKSIMQKVSNYSLYAYEEDIRQGFITIKGGHRIGIAGECVMEKGEVKTIRNISSVNIRICREVIGCSNKVMKYITSAYKVYNTIIISPPKCGKTTILRDIARNISSGMPSLGIAGKKVAVIDERSEIGACYFGIPQSDLGIRTDVLDNCLKREGLIMAIRSLSPEVLICDEIGTKGDVEALIMAFNSGVNIITTIHGFTIEDLYKRRVLSDLLDNEILERVIILSNRNGIGTVENVYSIKGGESMCLN
- a CDS encoding type II secretion system F family protein gives rise to the protein MNSNDSESSSYRGFKNITYFSLKKGIKIKHKVNEEQLALISGSLAQIYKDGIRITEALDLVADTLQSKIYKESLYGVLELIKQGSSLSQGFSEFKDLYPEFFIGIISIGENTGKLYEVLKGLSIYYDKSIFIKKEIKNACIYPMFVFISMILLSIFLVNEVIPNFFEIYKSMNIKLPKGCQVIYDMSIAFKDNHLVTGAAIFSWSVILIILAKCLSNQISINKLTKISIVRSFFEYIMVLLFSIITSTGINISQALKYCENSMSFMYLRNKITEINSNIISGETLTESLEKSGVFSKYALAIVRIREEGGTIEEGFKELANTLEYRLNEKIQKYLKMINPIFIIMMASFIALFLLIFVLPLFNNLQGGIRK
- a CDS encoding CD1247 N-terminal domain-containing protein gives rise to the protein MEELSKEIEALKKNLSKIENKDYKECFDNVYSILEVMNQRIEELTVNQETLEENIRFMDDDLSNIQDELFEEMSIDELNDIEDEYTEINCIHCNKPIFIEQSTLSNNEEIPCPYCKKNIKG
- a CDS encoding type II secretion system protein, giving the protein MRREGFTLIETMVSIFILTILLSVGISLSKFARNVSKNIDNSEYIYEIQNLLSYGKAVCREKNNYGKITVMASKNEIKFIDGWDSIEKTVYISKEIKIISGDINILVTPDGKISRGNTIKIIDNCGVKQDITIGVGVDLISIKKVKQYEKAGQYIN
- the efp gene encoding elongation factor P gives rise to the protein MITAGDIRKGTTFELDGQVFTVVEFLHVKSGKGAAFVRTKLRNVISGGVTDTTFNPTTKLQEAVIERKEMQYLYSDGELYYFMDQETYEQIPLNYEKVEDAIRFLKENMFATIKFFKGDAFSVEAPNFVELLITQSEPGVKGNTATNAMKPATLETGAIVNVPMFVNEGDVIRVDTRTGEYMERV